A single window of Flagellimonas maritima DNA harbors:
- a CDS encoding ATPase produces the protein MSYPKPHIIVEGAVQYTLGMMKGNQIVYDFDKMLVYLDAKGKLLFGKKFKIYKEDRDVLYKLCLYFIQDGISCKEFGIDIDKGILLSGPVGCGKTSLIRLLKNLVPHRKPYEVVPTRNIVFGFNHLGYKTIEDYGNTQFFCFDDLGVEPIGRHYGKDCNVMGEILLSRYDLFLDKKIKTHATTNLNAQELEDLYGIRVRSRMRQLFNLVAFENSSVDKRK, from the coding sequence ATGAGTTATCCAAAGCCACATATCATTGTTGAAGGAGCTGTGCAGTATACGTTGGGTATGATGAAGGGCAATCAAATTGTCTATGATTTTGATAAGATGTTGGTCTATCTGGATGCTAAAGGGAAATTGTTGTTTGGGAAGAAATTCAAAATCTACAAAGAAGACCGAGATGTTCTCTACAAACTATGCCTCTACTTTATCCAGGATGGAATTTCCTGTAAAGAATTTGGGATTGATATTGATAAAGGTATTTTGCTTTCTGGCCCTGTTGGATGTGGAAAGACTTCTTTGATTCGGTTGTTGAAAAATCTAGTGCCACATCGAAAGCCTTATGAGGTTGTGCCTACACGAAATATCGTTTTTGGTTTTAATCACCTTGGTTATAAAACTATTGAAGATTATGGCAACACCCAATTTTTCTGTTTTGATGATTTGGGAGTTGAACCTATTGGAAGGCATTATGGAAAAGACTGCAATGTAATGGGTGAAATCCTGCTGTCTCGTTATGACCTATTCTTAGATAAAAAAATTAAAACTCACGCTACTACCAATCTAAATGCTCAAGAGCTAGAAGATCTTTACGGCATTCGTGTTCGTAGCCGTATGCGACAGCTTTTTAATTTGGTGGCTTTTGAAAATAGTAGCGTAGATAAAAGAAAATAA
- a CDS encoding helix-turn-helix domain-containing protein — protein sequence MGATIITTEDLREFKLELLDDIKQLLQNQNGQPAKKWLKSPEVRELLGISPGTLQNLRINGTLPYTKIGGVLYYDYQEIMQVLEQNRIHNKF from the coding sequence ATGGGCGCAACAATTATTACAACAGAAGACCTGCGAGAGTTTAAGCTTGAACTACTCGACGACATCAAGCAACTTTTACAAAATCAAAACGGACAACCTGCCAAGAAATGGCTTAAATCACCAGAGGTCAGAGAACTTTTGGGAATCTCTCCAGGCACTTTGCAAAATCTACGTATCAATGGCACGTTACCCTATACCAAAATAGGAGGGGTATTGTATTATGACTATCAGGAAATTATGCAAGTTTTAGAGCAAAACAGGATTCATAATAAATTCTAG
- a CDS encoding RteC domain-containing protein, with amino-acid sequence MKYQKLLSEFEGQLDALESGGGDVLFKAEKGIVLVEKSIRKLQKEITGKTFAAQADEIYFFKHVKPQIFSKLIYYVKLFNIESKRPRGNNAAQIKYLQHQIDKFQTFFNDNLEFYNYYRRGAMSLDEQYFVRGNRDLRLPLESFHFLIDDQFSTCQDGTVATIMAYDMLIVYLRKEVDDLNNTLEPPKNIAMEKPSKLFWTGSKTDLIELLYALHASNSINSGTVDIKGLASHFEHFYNIDLGNYYHTFIDIRSRKTSKTRFLDKLIEMLNRRMESLDE; translated from the coding sequence ATGAAATATCAAAAGCTGCTATCGGAATTTGAGGGTCAATTGGATGCGTTGGAAAGTGGGGGCGGTGATGTTCTTTTCAAGGCAGAAAAGGGAATTGTGCTGGTTGAGAAAAGCATCCGAAAACTGCAAAAGGAAATTACGGGCAAAACCTTTGCCGCCCAAGCAGATGAGATTTACTTCTTCAAACATGTCAAGCCTCAGATCTTCAGCAAGCTTATCTATTATGTCAAACTGTTCAATATTGAGAGCAAACGTCCCAGGGGGAACAATGCTGCCCAGATCAAATATCTTCAGCACCAAATCGATAAGTTCCAGACCTTCTTTAACGATAATCTCGAATTTTACAATTATTACCGTCGTGGCGCCATGTCATTGGATGAACAATATTTTGTCCGGGGGAACCGTGACTTGAGGCTTCCCTTGGAATCGTTCCATTTTCTGATCGATGACCAATTTTCGACCTGTCAGGATGGGACGGTGGCCACCATTATGGCCTACGATATGCTGATCGTGTACCTTAGAAAGGAAGTGGATGACCTTAACAATACTCTGGAACCCCCAAAAAACATAGCTATGGAAAAACCATCAAAATTATTCTGGACCGGAAGCAAGACCGATCTGATAGAACTATTATATGCCCTCCACGCCAGTAATTCCATCAACAGTGGAACGGTTGATATCAAGGGACTGGCCTCCCATTTTGAGCATTTTTACAACATTGACCTTGGCAATTACTACCATACCTTTATCGATATACGGTCAAGGAAGACCAGTAAGACCCGCTTTCTGGATAAGTTGATCGAAATGCTGAACAGACGTATGGAATCCTTGGATGAATGA